A genomic stretch from Streptomyces venezuelae ATCC 10712 includes:
- a CDS encoding YggT family protein yields the protein MGVALQVVYIVLMCFLVLLIVRLVMDYVFQFARSWQPGKAMVVVLEATYTVTDPPLKLLRRLIPPLRLGGVALDLSFFVLMIIVYILINIVSSFAR from the coding sequence ATGGGCGTCGCACTACAGGTGGTCTACATCGTGCTGATGTGCTTCCTCGTCCTCCTCATCGTCCGACTTGTCATGGACTACGTCTTCCAGTTCGCCCGTTCATGGCAACCCGGTAAGGCGATGGTGGTCGTCCTTGAGGCCACCTACACTGTCACCGATCCACCGCTCAAGCTTCTGCGGCGACTCATCCCGCCGCTGCGTCTCGGGGGCGTGGCACTCGACCTGTCCTTCTTCGTTCTGATGATCATCGTCTACATCCTGATCAACATCGTGAGCAGCTTCGCGAGGTGA
- a CDS encoding cell division protein SepF, which yields MAGAMRKMAVYLGLVEDDGYDGRGFDPDDDFEPELEPEPERDRRHIAPPRQAEREEPVRVVQPPAPREPIAHSVPVLAESGRPARIAPVASITPERPSMEKNAPVIMPKVVSEREPYRITTLHPRTYNEARTIGEHFREGTPVIMNLTEMDDTDAKRLVDFAAGLVFGLHGSIERVTQKVFLLSPANVDVTAEDKARIAEGGFFNQS from the coding sequence ATGGCCGGCGCGATGCGCAAGATGGCGGTCTACCTCGGCCTCGTGGAGGACGATGGGTACGACGGCCGGGGCTTCGACCCCGACGACGACTTCGAACCCGAGCTGGAGCCGGAGCCCGAGCGAGACCGGCGCCACATCGCCCCCCCGCGTCAGGCGGAGCGTGAGGAACCGGTACGTGTGGTGCAGCCCCCGGCGCCCCGTGAGCCGATCGCCCATTCCGTCCCGGTACTCGCCGAAAGCGGACGTCCGGCCCGAATTGCCCCCGTGGCATCCATCACACCCGAACGTCCCAGCATGGAGAAGAACGCACCGGTGATCATGCCCAAGGTCGTGTCCGAGCGGGAGCCCTACCGCATCACCACACTCCACCCCCGGACCTACAACGAGGCCCGTACCATCGGGGAACACTTCCGTGAGGGCACCCCGGTGATCATGAATCTCACGGAGATGGACGACACGGACGCGAAGCGACTTGTCGACTTTGCCGCCGGACTCGTCTTCGGGCTCCATGGCAGCATTGAGCGCGTGACGCAGAAGGTGTTCCTGTTGTCGCCTGCTAACGTCGATGTCACGGCGGAGGACAAGGCCCGGATCGCAGAGGGCGGATTCTTCAACCAGAGCTGA
- a CDS encoding YggS family pyridoxal phosphate-dependent enzyme, which translates to MTDRTSELAENLARVEERIAAACAAAGRAREEVTLIVVTKTYPASDVRILHGLGVRNVAENRDQDAAPKAAACADLDLTWHFVGQLQTNKVRSVVGYADVVQSVDRLKLVSSLSAAAEKEGRELGCLLQVALDAESGERGDRGGVAPDGIEELAAAVDAAPGLRLDGLMTVAPLAGPYAGRQRAAFDRLMDLSTALRATRPAANMVSAGMSADLEEAVAAGATHVRVGTAVLGVRPKLG; encoded by the coding sequence ATGACGGACCGCACGTCGGAACTCGCCGAGAACCTGGCCCGGGTGGAGGAGCGCATCGCCGCGGCCTGTGCCGCCGCCGGGCGCGCGCGGGAGGAGGTGACGCTCATCGTGGTCACCAAGACCTACCCCGCGAGCGACGTGAGAATCCTCCACGGGCTCGGCGTGCGGAACGTCGCCGAGAACCGGGACCAGGACGCCGCCCCCAAGGCGGCGGCCTGTGCCGACCTTGATCTGACCTGGCACTTCGTGGGTCAGTTGCAGACCAACAAGGTCAGATCCGTGGTGGGTTATGCCGATGTGGTGCAGTCCGTCGACCGCTTGAAGCTCGTTTCCTCGCTCTCCGCCGCGGCGGAGAAGGAGGGCCGGGAGCTCGGCTGCCTCCTGCAGGTCGCGCTCGACGCCGAGTCCGGCGAGCGGGGCGACCGCGGCGGTGTCGCACCGGACGGGATCGAGGAGTTGGCGGCCGCCGTCGACGCGGCTCCCGGGCTGCGGCTCGACGGACTGATGACCGTCGCCCCGCTCGCCGGACCGTACGCCGGGCGGCAACGCGCCGCCTTCGACCGGCTGATGGATTTGTCGACTGCCCTGCGCGCGACCCGTCCGGCTGCGAACATGGTGTCAGCAGGGATGAGTGCGGACCTCGAAGAGGCCGTCGCTGCCGGGGCGACACACGTACGCGTCGGTACGGCGGTACTCGGTGTCCGCCCGAAGCTCGGGTAA